In Stigmatopora nigra isolate UIUO_SnigA chromosome 18, RoL_Snig_1.1, whole genome shotgun sequence, one genomic interval encodes:
- the spop gene encoding speckle-type POZ protein, with product MSRVPSPPPPAEMSSGPVAESWCYTQIKVVKFSYMWTINNFSFCREEMGEVIKSSTFSSGANDKLKWCLRVNPKGLDEESKDYLSLYLLLVSCPKAEVRAKFKFSILNAKGEETKAMESQRAYRFVQGKDWGFKKFIRRDFLLDEANGLLPDDKLTLFCEVSVVQDSVNISGQNTMNMVKVPDCRLADELGGLWENSRFTDCSLCVAGQEFQAHKAILAARSPVFSAMFEHEMEESKKNRVEINDVEPDVFKEMMCFIYTDKAPNLDKMADDLLAAADKYALERLKVMCEDALCTSLSVENAAEILILADLHSADQLKTQAVDFINYHAAEVMETSGWKSMVDSHPHLVAEAYRSLASAQCPFLGPPRKRLKQS from the exons ATGTCAAGAGTCCCGAGCCCCCCACCCCCAGCGGAAATGTCCAGCGGGCCTGTGGCTGAGAGCTGGTGCTACACGCAg ATCAAAGTCGTAAAGTTTTCGTACATGTGGACCATCAACAACTTCAGCTTCTGTCGCGAGGAGATGGGGGAGGTCATCAAGAGCTCCACATTCTCCTCGGGCGCCAATGACAAGCTAAAGTG gtGTTTGCGAGTCAATCCCAAAGGCCTGGACGAGGAGAGCAAGGACTACCTTTCGCTCTACCTGCTGCTGGTCAGCTGTCCAAAGGCCGAAGTCCGAGCCAAATTCAAGTTCTCCATTCTCAATGCCAAAGGGGAGGAGACCAAAGCCATGG AAAGCCAGCGGGCCTATCGCTTCGTGCAGGGTAAAGATTGGGGATTTAAAAAATTCATCCGACGAGACTTCCTCCTCGATGAAGCCAACGGTCTTCTACCCGACGACAAGCTCACGCTTTTCTGCGAG GTGAGCGTGGTGCAAGACTCGGTTAACATTTCGGGCCAGAACACCATGAATATGGTGAAGGTCCCGGACTGCCGACTGGCCGATGAGCTGGGCGGCTTGTGGGAGAACTCGCGGTTCACCGATTGTTCGCTGTGCGTGGCCGGACAGGAGTTTCAAGCCCACAAGGCTATCCTGGCAG ctCGCTCTCCTGTGTTCAGCGCCATGTTTGAACATGAGATGGAAGAGAGTAAAAAG AACCGTGTGGAAATCAACGATGTGGAGCCTGATGTCTTCAAAGAAATGATGTGTTTCATCTACACAGACAAGGCCCCCAACCTGGACAAGATGGCCGACGACCTGCTTGCCGCTGCTGACAAA TACGCCTTGGAGAGACTGAAAGTCATGTGCGAGGACGCGCTCTGCACCAGCCTGTCCGTGGAGAACGCCGCCGAGATCCTCATCCTGGCTGACCTGCACAGCGCCGACCAGCTCAAAACGCAGGCCGTTGACTTCATCAACTA CCACGCAGCCGAAGTGATGGAGACATCTGGCTGGAAGTCCATGGTGGACTCTCACCCTCACCTGGTGGCGGAGGCGTACCGCTCACTAGCGTCTGCCCAGTGCCCCTTCTTGGGGCCGCCTCGCAAGCGTCTCAAACAATCATAA